From the Methanobacterium sp. CWC-01 genome, the window GAAGTCTGTCTGGAGGAAGTAGGCCAGTAAGGCCCCCAACACCAGGATCACCAGGCGTTCGGCTCTTTCAGCTATTCCCACATCACAGGGAACCCCATCCACCTCGGCCCGGGCCCGTACGTAGCTGACACTAAAAGAGGCCAGGAGAGCTAGAACTCCCCAGATCAAGTCCACGTATCCTCCTAGTATGATTCCGATGATGATGAAGGCATCGGAAAAGCGGTCCGCGGTGGAGTCCAGGATCCCTCCGAACTTGGTCCTCCGGCCATGATTTCGGGCCACCGCCCCATCAGCCACGTCAAAAAATCCACTTAAAAGTATGAGGAGAGCTCCGCCCAGCAGATCCTGCTGGGAGAACTGGTAGGCCGCTATTAAACTCACCAACAGTCCGATGATGGTGATGATGTTAGGGTTGATGGCTATCTTCTTGGCCACCGGGTCGATGTAGCGCTTCAGATGGGGGCGTAGTTTGTTGAGCATGATGGGTAACCTTGAGTTTATGGTTAGTGATTAAAATTTGATGTATATTAAAGGGTTGGTTTGAATTGGTGCAGAATAGGGTATTGTTAGTCAATAGTGTTAAAATTACAGAAGGAATATTTTTTAAGGGGACAGTTCTTCCAATAATTTATTAACTTCTTCTATTCTACGGGGATTGATCAGGTATTATCGAGCACCAGACAACTTTGCAACAACCCATCTGGGGTTTTATTGCAGCACAAAAACTGAAAGAAGAAGAATATAAGATGAAGTATCCAGGGATGCGAATTATTCGAAAGGAAATCATCAGATTTTTTATAAATTACTATTTTTAAGTTAATTCCAGAATATCTTGAATTTCCTCAAATCATCAATTCATCCCATTAAACCTCATTTTTTATCCAACCCTGCATGAAGAAACATATTAATGGTGAACTTGTTGAAACCCTTCTTGGCCAGCTCCCTGGCCACCTGCTGATTGTGCTTGTAGTACTCCTCTTCCAGCCGCTGGTCTTCTTCCGGGTCCTTGCTGACTTTACGAACACTATCTAGAGCGGGGAGGTGCTCAACCTGGCCATCCTGGTATATATGCACATGGGAATCATCAGTCATCCGGTGGGCAGCATAATAATCTAGATATTCACCCTGCTCATCTTTCCCAAAGCAGTACTGGATGAGCCAGCCTGCTTCCTGGATGTAGCCGATTTCTCTGGTTTTTAGGTTTTCTTCGGGTATGGTGATGTTCCAGTGGGCAAAACGGTTGGCGAAGGTTTCTGCTATTGATTTCATGATCTTGTCCTTTTAGAGTTCTATTTCCACACCTATGGGGCAGTGATCCGAGCCAGCACATTCTAAAGAACCCTTAATATCGTCTCGGATATATGCATCAGCAACTTTTAAACCTTCACTGGCGAAGAAGTAGTCAATTCTCCATCCTCTTCTTCCTTCTCTGGATTTAAAACCATTTCCCCACCAGGAGTATTGTCCAGACTCCAGATTGTTGATTCTGAAGGTATCCCGATATCCATAGCTTACCAATTCGTCGATAAAATCCCTTTGTTCTCTTTTAAAGCCCATTTCACCTTTCTGGGGATTTTCTAAATCCTTCTCGTGGTGTGCTATGTTTAAATCTCCACAAATTAAGACCTCTTGTTTGAGATCCTTAACATAATCCAAAAAATCACGGTAAAACTGGTAATGATTACAATCAGGAGCTCCTTCATGGGGGAAATACACATTTAACAGGGTAAAACCTTCATAATCGGCCTTCATGATCCTGCCAAATCTATCATAGTTGCCATTAAAACTATTTTCAATATTTAAAGGCATAAATCTGGTGAATATTCCCACTCCAGCGTATCCTGGACTTTTTTCAGAAAACGAATGATATTGATAGTAACCATTAAGATCTTGTGATGATGGGGGACGCTTATGGGGCGTTAATTTGGTTTCCTGGAGGCAGAGAATATCAAAGTTTTCATTATAAAACCAGTCTAACTGCCCGTTCTTCTCCCTCTTAGTTAAGCTGTTGACGTTCCAGGATAACAATTTATTTTGGTCATTTTTGAACCCTTTTTCTCAGTTTACTCAATACTGATCCAATATTGATCTATTATAAAAGTATGATCCTTCAGGATAAAAACGAATACTTTATTACTAATAAAGACATTCCTATTAATGTGTCTTGTTGGTACTGGTTTACCAATTGGAAAAAATTAACACCAAGCATTTCTAATTAAAACCACCACAGCCAACAAAGACACACTCATTGTTATTTTTGTACTGTCTTAGCTCCTTTTTCAAAATAAAATCTCTTTCCTACTCTCTTTTATAACCAAGACTTCTTTTTGGATTACTCATTTTCTCATACTCCACCTTCATCTGGTAATAATTTTTTACTTCTCACACGCTCTACCACAAGGGGTGAATGGGTGCACCCCTATAGGATCAACTCCAAGAAGGTTGGTGAACGTGATGAGAATGAGTGTGATAATAAACAAGGAGGACCGGACCCAGTACTACCGTACTGGTGTCTTTCGTAGGCATGAGGATCTGGTGGTGTTTCCCTTCTGGGAGTTCGAGGCCTTTTACCAGGACCTGAAACACCTGCGCCAGCTGGTGAGTAACGTCTTGGAGTATGGGCAGAGTGGACAGCGAGGCTACACCCCGGAGGATGGCATCGTATACGCCCAGAACTACTTGGAGCGGATGGAGGAACTACTAGACGGCCTGAACCGGTACCAGGTGCAGACCGAGATTGAGAGCTTCCCCGAGATAAGAAAGAAGGAGACTCCCCAGTGTCTCCTGGGACTCTAACATGATGGTCTTAACTGCCCGGGTCAGTGACGGATTCCCCGAGGGCCATCCTTTCCAGAGGGACCAGGAAGTTAAGGTAATAACTGCTAAGGACTTTGAAAAACTTCAGAAAAGCATAAAGGAACTTATACGGGATAAAAAACTTTTAGAAAGAAAGCTGGAAGCTCTGAAATACTAAAATTTGAATAAGTAATATTATATATGGTAATATTATCGATAAACCTCAAATTAGCCATTAACGTGCTTATTCATAATAAGAAACAGGTTCAATCGATGGACACCTTCACTTCCAACGATATTGGCATACCCAGTATTGAAACTGAACTAGTCACGGCATAAACTTCTTTTAGTCTATAAAAAAATCTTGAAAGTGTTTTTATCTACAAGACTAGAGCCCAAACTTGGTTTGGGTGCATAGGGATAGATCAAACCAGTTTTTATCATACTTGGTTAGGGCTCAAACCCATTAAACTGTCCACAAAACTAATAACCAGGTCCATAGTCTTCTCGATAATGGAGGCATCCACCCAGGATATGAGGATCACAATCACCAGTATCACTCCGCCAGTGATGAGGGTAACTGCAATCAGGGGGCCAAGCCAGACCAGGACATCATCCAACATATCTTTCTCACCTCAGGGGATTAGGCCAGGAAATTGCATCATGTAGAAGGACCACAGGATGCTCTGGAAGATATCGGCGACAAACAGGAGAATTAGGATGACAAAGAAGATTATTATCCCGATTTTGGCCATTTTTCTGGCTGATTTAACCTTTTCCTCCTCCAGGGGCTGGATCTTCTCGGCGTAGAAGGTTAAAAGAGCGGCCAGGTAGATGGATACCAGGTTCACCAGGAAGATCAGGAGGGCGCCCCAGGCCAGGAGGTACTCACCGGTGGCTAAAAGTAAGCCGAAGGTGACCAGGGGTGGCATCAACGAAATTCCGATCATCACCCCCACCAGGGTGCTGGACAGCTGGGTGGTCAGGGCCAGGGCTCCGGCAAAGCCCGAGGCCAGGGCCAGGATGAAACCTCCCTGCCCTACGTTGGTGCGGGTTATTATGGCCGGTACAGTGGGATCTACCTCCATAAATATGCCCATAATCACCGAGATGAGGAAGGAGATCACTATCCCCACCGCACTAGTCTTCAGGGCCATGAAAACTAATCTTTTATCCCCCATGGTCAGTCCGAAGGACAGGCCGATCCCCGGCCCCATCAGGGGGGCGATGATCATGGCGGCGATGATCACCGCCACGTTGTTGTTGATAACCCCCACTGTGGCTATTAAACTGGAGAGTACCACCATCAAAAGGTAGATGGTGTTGAGACTGGCCATATCCTCCACTTGTACGTAAATCTCCTCCCGGGTGATCATCTCCTGTTTCAGATCAAAACTCTTCTTCTTGTCATCTTCCTCGGGATAGGGCAGATAGGCCTCTATGGAGGTCATGATAATCCGGAAACCATCCTGGGATGAGAAGTTCTGGTGCAGGGATTCTAGGATCTGGTCGCTTCGCTCCTTCCGGATAACGATTTTAAAACGAACTTTTTCTCGGGGTAGGGTGGAGTAATCGTAATCCACCACCTTCAGATCCTCCAAAATCTTAACCGCCTCTTCAGTCTTTCCTGCAGGAATGAGCATCTCTATGGCGCGTAAAATGGCAAAACCCCCGGGTATGGATTTGGAAAGTATATCCCTGGACTTAATATATCGTTAACCATAAATATTCTATTTGATTTTTCAAAATAATGGGAAAACTATGAAATGCATTAAAATAAACCCCACCCACCCGGAAGCGGAGAAGATACAAATGGCCCGGAACATCCTCCGGAGGGGAGGGGTGGTGGTCTACCCCACCGACACCCTGTACGGCCTGGGGGCCAATATCTTCCGGGAAGAAGCGGTGAAACGGGTGTACAGGATCAAAAGAAGGTCCCAGGATAAACCCCTGTCCATCTGCCTGGGCCGGGTGGAGGACCTAGAAAGGGTGGCCTACTTGGAAGGTGATGCTCTTAAGTTAGCCAAAAATCTCCTCCCCGGCCCCTACACCCTTATCCTGAAAAAGAAAGATCATATCCCGGACTCACTAAGTGCGGGGTCGGATAAGATCGGAGTCCGCATCCCGGACAGCCCGGTCTGCCGGGAGTTAGCCCTAGAGTTTCCCATCACCACCACCAGCGCCAACCTCTCCGGTGAGGAGCCCCCCATCCGGGTGGATCAACTAGTAGAACTCTTCCAGGAGGAGGTGGACCTCTACCTGGACGGGGGGGATGGTAACCGGTCCCCCTCCACAGTTATCGATCTAAGCTCCTGGCCCCTGGAGATACTCCGTGCCGGCGCAGGAGTAGAGGATCTTCAATCTCTAGAAGTACCAGAGTTGGGAATGAAAAGGAGATTTTAACATGGTGAAAATAGATTACATCAACCCCCATAACATGGCCCGACCCCGCGGGTATTCCCATGCCATATCCGTCACTGGAAGTCACCGCACCATCTATATCGGTGGACAAAACGCAATTGATGAAAAAGGAAACCTAATAGGCAAGGATAGTCTTAAAAAACAGACAAAGCAGGTTTTAACCAACATCCTGAAAGTTTTAGAAAAATCGGATGCCAAACTGGAGAATGTGGTTAAATTCAACATTTACCTGGTTCAGGGACAAAACCCCCAGGATGGATTCGAGGTTTTCCAGCAAATATGGGGAGATAATCAAGTCTATCCCACCATAACTGTTTTATTTGTAGCGGGACTGGGCCATCCTGATTGGTTGGTTGAAATAGATGCCGTGGCCATAGTTCCATAGATTAGGGTTAAATAATAAATAATCCCGTACCATATAATACTGAGGTATCATATTGAAGGACCTATCCCACATCTCTGCCAACGACAAGATCTCCACCGCATCCCCCCTGGACAGACTACTAGGGGGTGGGGTGGAGAAGGGTTGCATCACCCAGTTCTACGGACCCCCCGGCTCAGGAAAAACAAATATAGTCCTTAATCTAGCCGTACAATGTGCCCGGAATGGTAAAAGAAGCATCTTCGTGGACACCGAGGGGGGACTGTCCATTGAACGGGTGAAGCAGATCTCCGGCCCGGACTTCCAGGAGGTGGCCAGCCGGATCCTGGTCTTCGAACCTTCTACCTTCTCCGAGCAGGACCAGGTCCTGAAAAGGATCGAGGAAATGTTCCAGTCCGGTGAGAAGGCTGACTTGTTAGTCCTGGATTCGGCGGTGGCCCTGTACCGGGTTAAGGAGGGGGATTCCTTCAGTCTTAACCAGGAACTGGGTAAGCAGATGGGCCTGCTTTTGAGGATCGCCCGGCGCTTTAATGTGGCGGTGGTCATCACCAACCATGTCTACTCTCGCTTCGATGGGGATGGAATGGTGGAACCAGTGGGAGGTACCATTCTCAAGTATCGCAGCAAGATCATGGTAGAATTGGCCCGGGGAGACCTTAACGGGGAACGTTTTGCTGTTTTAAAAAGGCACCGCAGTCGGCCGGAGGGCCTGCAGACCCGTTTCCGGATCGTGGACTCCGGGTTACAATAGATAATTTTAAATGATTGTCCACTAGAAATAAGATAAAATTCTAACTAACCTCACTAAGGGAGGTTTAATGAGGGATAACTCTATTTTTTCCCGGATCAAAATCTAATGTATGTGAGATCATGATTTCACCAAAAAAATATGCTAAATCTGCCAAGGCACTGCCAAAGGGATTTCATTCTGCCAACGAGTTTTTCAATTACGTTTACAATGACCAGGACATGATCTGGATGGGTCAGAACACCAACCATCTCCATGAGGAAGATGGCATCATGGAGGCCATGTTGGGAAGTATCAAGAAGAAGGATTACTGTAAATATCCCCCACCAGAGGGATTCCCGGAATTGAAGGACCTGGTACAAGAGGATCTGGGACTTACCCATGGCTTTGACATACTCATCACTGCCGGGGGGACTGAATCCCTGTACCTATGCACCAACAACATCCTGGAACCCGAGAACAACACCATCACCTGTGACCCGGGATATCTTATCATCGATAACTTCGCCAGTCGCTTCGGGGACCATGTGAAGTCCATCCCCATCTACAACCCGGAGTGCCACTACAAGCTCACTCCCCAGCTGGTAAGGGAGAACATGGACCAAGATACCAAGTTGGTATCCCTGGTGGATCCTTTGAAT encodes:
- a CDS encoding RidA family protein, producing MVKIDYINPHNMARPRGYSHAISVTGSHRTIYIGGQNAIDEKGNLIGKDSLKKQTKQVLTNILKVLEKSDAKLENVVKFNIYLVQGQNPQDGFEVFQQIWGDNQVYPTITVLFVAGLGHPDWLVEIDAVAIVP
- a CDS encoding L-threonylcarbamoyladenylate synthase, which translates into the protein MKCIKINPTHPEAEKIQMARNILRRGGVVVYPTDTLYGLGANIFREEAVKRVYRIKRRSQDKPLSICLGRVEDLERVAYLEGDALKLAKNLLPGPYTLILKKKDHIPDSLSAGSDKIGVRIPDSPVCRELALEFPITTTSANLSGEEPPIRVDQLVELFQEEVDLYLDGGDGNRSPSTVIDLSSWPLEILRAGAGVEDLQSLEVPELGMKRRF
- the radB gene encoding DNA repair and recombination protein RadB, with protein sequence MKDLSHISANDKISTASPLDRLLGGGVEKGCITQFYGPPGSGKTNIVLNLAVQCARNGKRSIFVDTEGGLSIERVKQISGPDFQEVASRILVFEPSTFSEQDQVLKRIEEMFQSGEKADLLVLDSAVALYRVKEGDSFSLNQELGKQMGLLLRIARRFNVAVVITNHVYSRFDGDGMVEPVGGTILKYRSKIMVELARGDLNGERFAVLKRHRSRPEGLQTRFRIVDSGLQ
- a CDS encoding TIGR00341 family protein, with the protein product MLIPAGKTEEAVKILEDLKVVDYDYSTLPREKVRFKIVIRKERSDQILESLHQNFSSQDGFRIIMTSIEAYLPYPEEDDKKKSFDLKQEMITREEIYVQVEDMASLNTIYLLMVVLSSLIATVGVINNNVAVIIAAMIIAPLMGPGIGLSFGLTMGDKRLVFMALKTSAVGIVISFLISVIMGIFMEVDPTVPAIITRTNVGQGGFILALASGFAGALALTTQLSSTLVGVMIGISLMPPLVTFGLLLATGEYLLAWGALLIFLVNLVSIYLAALLTFYAEKIQPLEEEKVKSARKMAKIGIIIFFVILILLFVADIFQSILWSFYMMQFPGLIP
- the pgsA gene encoding archaetidylinositol phosphate synthase → MLNKLRPHLKRYIDPVAKKIAINPNIITIIGLLVSLIAAYQFSQQDLLGGALLILLSGFFDVADGAVARNHGRRTKFGGILDSTADRFSDAFIIIGIILGGYVDLIWGVLALLASFSVSYVRARAEVDGVPCDVGIAERAERLVILVLGALLAYFLQTDFIMTLAVYVVLVLGYFTVAQRLYHSYKQLNP
- a CDS encoding exodeoxyribonuclease III, which encodes MLSWNVNSLTKREKNGQLDWFYNENFDILCLQETKLTPHKRPPSSQDLNGYYQYHSFSEKSPGYAGVGIFTRFMPLNIENSFNGNYDRFGRIMKADYEGFTLLNVYFPHEGAPDCNHYQFYRDFLDYVKDLKQEVLICGDLNIAHHEKDLENPQKGEMGFKREQRDFIDELVSYGYRDTFRINNLESGQYSWWGNGFKSREGRRGWRIDYFFASEGLKVADAYIRDDIKGSLECAGSDHCPIGVEIEL